One genomic window of Fusarium verticillioides 7600 chromosome 2, whole genome shotgun sequence includes the following:
- a CDS encoding ATP-dependent RNA helicase DBP7, whose product MADDGMLLNFDLGSGPIKPQVKFKGGRWRDRKQAEKSARIASGKTPQAKPSGDGFDEGRSSKRQRTDDGGGDQSFDYKASSRHGSRPKIRDNDGHGGSGQPRNQQSDRKSRQVISRLFSFNPAQTTEEEEKQAEWTAPEATNAPLSDVANFGTLTISARLVDELGKMNLERPTAIQNKVIPHMLTSSSDAFVQAETGSGKTLAYLLPILHRVLLLSEKGKAQIHRDSGAFAIIVAPTRELAKQVHTVLEKLIRPFPWLVSTAITGGESKKAEKARIRKGVNFLVATPGRLADHIDNTKALSLSTVRWLILDEGDRLMDLGFEDDLKKVITAIKAVDVSNKLTDGTPLTALPERRVTVLCSATMKMNVQKLGEMSLADATFLAAKKEEMELDVEKTEMKAPAQLHQYYSVVPAKLRLVTLISYLKATFSRRGKTMKAIIFISCADSVDFHYELLRDPNNNEAPVAGSKDAESVSKTVAKAAYITSPASPEVVLHRMHGSLSQPIRTATLRSFSACKSPSLLITTDVSSRGLDIPSVDLVIEYDPAFSFADHIHRVGRTARAGRPGDALLFLLPGTEEGYIELLKASTPPTPQSYDSILQKGMMTKLEFPVETSAKPEDGQSFHDKAEALQLHIEQRLLTDTKRLELARNGFKSHIRAYATHTKEERKHFDISELHLGHTAKSYGLREAPGGIGAGVERKTKKRTNKGVEKNTEQAAGDERQNQNIIRKKSMMLMNSAADEFNIG is encoded by the coding sequence ATGGCTGACGATGGAATGCTTTTGAATTTTGACCTGGGCTCAGGTCCAATTAAGCCCCAGGTCAAGTTTAAGGGTGGTCGATGGCGTGACAGGAAGCAAGCAGAGAAGTCGGCAAGGATAGCTTCCGGGAAAACACCACAAGCCAAACCTTCTGGAGACGGATTCGATGAGGGCAGGTCGTCAAAACGCCAAAGaacagatgatggaggaggggatCAATCCTTCGACTACAAAGCATCCAGCAGACATGGTTCGCGACCGAAGATCAGAGATAACGATGGCCACGGAGGCTCAGGCCAGCCTCGCAACCAACAGTCAGATCGCAAATCTAGACAAGTCATCTCACGACTCTTCTCATTCAATCCCGCACAGAcgacagaggaggaggagaagcaggcAGAATGGACGGCTCCCGAAGCAACCAATGCGCCTTTATCAGATGTTGCGAACTTTGGCACACTGACGATTTCTGCCCgacttgttgatgagcttggcaagatgAACCTGGAGCGACCCACGGCTATTCAGAACAAGGTGATTCCGCACATGTTAACGAGCAGCTCTGATGCCTTCGTGCAAGCCGAAACTGGTTCAGGAAAGACTCTGGCATACCTCTTACCTATCTTACATCGTGTTCTACTTCTCAGCGAAAAGGGGAAGGCTCAGATTCATCGAGATTCTGGCGcttttgccatcatcgttgCACCTACTCGCGAACTTGCAAAACAGGTTCACACAGTTCTAGAGAAGCTCATCCGACCGTTCCCATGGCTTGTATCGACAGCAATTACCGGAGGAGAATCTAAGAAGGCGGAAAAGGCTCGCATACGGAAGGGTGTCAATTTTCTGGTTGCTACTCCTGGACGACTTGCTGATCATATCGACAATACAAAGGCGCTTAGCCTCAGCACAGTTCGATGGTTGATTCTCGATGAAGGTGATCGACTCATGGATCTGGGTTTCGAGGacgacttgaagaaggtcatcaCGGCTATCAAGGCAGTCGACGTATCCAACAAACTAACCGATGGAACACCACTCACGGCCCTTCCCGAACGAAGAGTCACGGTGCTGTGCTCAGCgacaatgaagatgaacgTACAGAAGCTGGGAGAGATGAGTTTGGCGGATGCGACATTCCTGGCagcaaagaaggaggagatggagcttGATGTGGAAAAGACGGAAATGAAGGCGCCCGCACAGCTTCACCAGTACTACTCTGTTGTCCCGGCCAAGCTGCGACTCGTCACTCTCATCTCGTATCTCAAGGCGACATTTTCTCGGCGTGGAAAGACCATGAAGGCGATTATATTCATATCATGTGCCGACTCTGTCGACTTCCATTACGAACTCTTGCGAGACCCCAACAATAATGAGGCACCTGTCGCAGGCTCTAAGGATGCAGAGTCGGTTTCGAAGACAGTGGCAAAAGCAGCATACATCACTTCACCAGCAAGCCCCGAAGTTGTTCTACACAGGATGCACGGATCTTTGTCGCAGCCCATTCGTACAGCTACATTGCGATCGTTCTCAGCTTGCAAGTCTCCCTCTCTTTTGATCACCACCGATGTTTCCTCGCGTGGTCTTGATATTCCGTCGGTCGATCTGGTCATCGAGTACGACCCTGCGTTCAGTTTCGCCGATCATATCCATCGTGTTGGTCGTACTGCTCGTGCTGGTCGACCCGGTGATGCTTTATTATTCCTGCTACCCGGAACCGAAGAAGGATATATCGAACTCCTAAAAGCGTCAACGCCACCAACACCGCAATCCTACGACTCTATTCTCCAGAAGGGAATGATGACGAAACTCGAATTCCCGGTCGAGACGTCTGCGAAACCGGAGGATGGACAGTCCTTCCACGACAAGGCGGAAGCCCTTCAGCTACATATCGAGCAACGTCTCCTAACGGACACCAAGCGACTAGAGCTTGCTCGAAACGGCTTCAAGTCCCACATCAGGGCATATGCTACGCataccaaggaggagagaaagcaCTTTGACATTTCAGAATTACACTTGGGACACACGGCAAAGAGCTACGGTCTGAGAGAGGCACCTGGGGGCATCGGCGCAGGTGTGGAGAGGAAGACTAAGAAGCGGACGAATAAGGGTGTCGAGAAGAATACAGAACAGGCAGCTGGAGATGAGCGGCAAAACCAGAACATtatcaggaagaagagtaTGATGCTGATGAATTCCGCGGCAGACGAGTTCAACATTGGTTAG